The Streptomyces achromogenes genome window below encodes:
- a CDS encoding sensor histidine kinase has translation MRFRGKSIRRKIVALLLVPLVSLTAVWGFATVLTGREASRLFTVSAVVEKVGYPLEDTVRVVQQERRQTLVYLADPRASDALTALRRTRTSTDEALAEIRSNAQDPDVRDVLDQDDAEGLTVVLDGFDGIDSLRRSVEERTVSRNQALNLYTQLIDPCYTLLSKLDVVDSVEMDKQYRALVSVARARELLSREDALLGSALVVGRLRREETREVSDLVAQREVLYEISLAQLPAAERQRYESFWKNATTATLRAAEQAVIGGTSDDLPRGVSARNWDTAAGNVLAELGALDEQANDRYQDRVRPVAIEVIVKAVVAGVFGLIALLVSLVLSVRIGRGLIRDLRQLRLDAHEASGVRLPSVMRRLSAGEQVDVETEVPRLEYDKNEMGEVGQALNTLQRAAVEAAVKQAELRSGVSEVFVNLARRSQVLLHKQLTLLDTMERRTEDTEELADLFRLDHLTTRMRRHAEGLVILSGAAPSRQWRKPVQLMDIVRAAVAEVEDYERIEVRRLPRLAATGPAVADLTHLVAELLENATVFSPPHTAVQVFGDRVANGFTLEIHDRGLGMAPEALLEANLRLAETPEFELSDTDRLGLFVVSRLAQRQNVRVSLQPSPYGGTTAVVFIPDALLTDDVPDTNGIGFRLDRPRPPKEAEPAESRRPALSPAAAQLPGMPVSMLDGPVELEAPVDLNALGGFPAALDDEDDDHGGLFRPRRSLTRDDDPAAHAVDHSRAPAGGLGDPAKPADDPAAPVPLLPGRRTPKLVSSHGRPVPEPRPLRADTDAETPVRQGSRRPVDEGPAPLPSRRRGTTAQIPRNGGAPERPALPEHPGRGPAQSSPPPLLPRRVRQPSASEGGPDGVAGSTEPAAAPTGATGASGTGALPRRVRQANLAPQLRQGQAPQAPKPADPADRDADEVRSRMASLQRGWQRGRVENAAGDDAHSGTAPRGTTKGDGR, from the coding sequence ATGCGCTTTCGCGGGAAGTCGATCCGCCGGAAGATCGTGGCGCTGCTTCTCGTGCCGCTGGTGTCCCTGACCGCCGTCTGGGGCTTCGCCACGGTACTCACAGGCCGCGAGGCGAGTCGGCTGTTCACCGTGTCGGCCGTCGTGGAGAAAGTCGGTTACCCCCTCGAGGACACCGTCCGGGTCGTCCAGCAGGAACGCCGGCAGACCCTCGTCTACCTCGCCGACCCCCGCGCCTCCGACGCGCTGACCGCGCTGCGCCGTACCCGGACCTCCACCGACGAGGCGCTCGCCGAGATCCGCAGCAACGCGCAGGACCCCGACGTGCGCGACGTCCTGGACCAGGACGACGCCGAGGGCCTCACCGTGGTGCTGGACGGGTTCGACGGCATCGACTCGCTGCGCCGGAGCGTCGAGGAACGCACCGTCAGCCGGAACCAGGCGCTGAACCTCTACACCCAGCTGATCGACCCGTGTTACACCCTGCTGTCCAAGCTGGACGTGGTCGACAGCGTGGAGATGGACAAGCAGTACCGGGCCCTCGTCAGTGTCGCCCGCGCGCGTGAACTGCTCTCCCGGGAGGACGCGCTGCTCGGCTCCGCCCTGGTGGTGGGCCGGCTCCGCCGCGAGGAGACCCGTGAGGTCTCCGACCTCGTGGCCCAGCGCGAGGTGCTCTACGAGATCAGCCTCGCCCAACTGCCCGCCGCGGAGCGCCAGCGCTACGAGAGCTTCTGGAAGAACGCCACCACCGCCACGCTGCGCGCGGCCGAACAGGCCGTCATCGGCGGCACGTCCGACGACCTGCCCCGCGGGGTCAGCGCCCGGAACTGGGACACCGCGGCCGGAAACGTCCTCGCCGAACTCGGCGCCCTGGACGAGCAGGCCAACGACCGCTACCAGGACCGTGTTCGGCCGGTGGCGATCGAGGTCATCGTCAAGGCGGTCGTCGCGGGCGTCTTCGGGCTGATCGCCCTGCTCGTCTCCCTCGTCCTGTCCGTGCGCATCGGCCGCGGCCTCATCCGCGACCTGCGTCAGCTGCGACTGGACGCCCACGAGGCGTCCGGTGTGCGACTGCCCAGCGTGATGCGCCGTCTGTCGGCGGGCGAACAGGTCGACGTCGAGACCGAGGTGCCGCGGCTGGAGTACGACAAGAACGAGATGGGCGAGGTCGGCCAGGCCCTCAACACCCTGCAGCGCGCCGCGGTCGAGGCCGCCGTCAAACAGGCCGAACTGCGCTCCGGGGTCTCCGAGGTGTTCGTCAACCTCGCCCGTCGCAGCCAGGTACTGCTGCACAAGCAGCTCACCCTGCTCGACACCATGGAGCGCCGCACCGAGGACACGGAGGAGCTCGCCGACCTCTTCCGCCTCGACCACCTCACCACCCGCATGCGCCGGCACGCCGAGGGCCTGGTCATCCTCTCCGGCGCAGCCCCCTCCCGGCAGTGGCGCAAGCCCGTCCAGCTCATGGACATCGTGCGCGCCGCGGTCGCCGAGGTCGAGGACTACGAACGCATCGAGGTCCGCCGCCTGCCACGGCTCGCCGCGACCGGCCCCGCCGTCGCCGACCTCACGCACCTGGTGGCCGAACTCCTGGAGAACGCCACGGTGTTCTCCCCGCCGCACACCGCCGTCCAGGTGTTCGGCGACCGGGTCGCCAACGGCTTCACCCTCGAGATCCACGACCGTGGTCTCGGCATGGCGCCCGAAGCGCTTCTGGAGGCGAACCTCCGGCTCGCCGAGACACCCGAGTTCGAACTGTCCGACACCGACCGCCTCGGACTGTTCGTGGTCAGCCGCCTCGCCCAACGGCAGAACGTCCGCGTCTCCCTGCAGCCCTCGCCGTACGGCGGTACGACCGCCGTCGTCTTCATCCCCGACGCCCTGCTGACCGACGACGTCCCCGACACCAACGGCATCGGGTTCCGGCTCGACCGCCCCCGGCCCCCGAAGGAGGCAGAGCCGGCCGAGTCCCGCAGGCCCGCCTTGTCCCCGGCCGCGGCGCAGCTCCCCGGCATGCCGGTCTCCATGCTCGACGGCCCCGTCGAACTGGAGGCGCCGGTCGACCTGAACGCCCTCGGCGGCTTCCCCGCCGCCCTGGACGACGAGGACGACGACCACGGCGGGTTGTTCCGCCCACGCCGCTCCCTCACCCGCGACGACGACCCCGCGGCCCACGCCGTCGACCACTCCCGCGCACCGGCCGGCGGTCTCGGCGACCCGGCGAAGCCCGCCGACGACCCCGCCGCGCCGGTCCCGCTGCTGCCCGGTCGCCGGACGCCCAAGCTGGTCAGCTCGCACGGCCGTCCGGTGCCGGAACCGCGGCCGCTGCGTGCCGACACCGACGCGGAGACCCCGGTTCGGCAAGGCTCCCGCCGCCCGGTGGACGAGGGTCCGGCACCCCTGCCGTCGCGCCGCCGCGGCACGACGGCCCAGATACCCCGCAACGGCGGCGCGCCCGAGCGTCCCGCCCTGCCGGAGCATCCGGGCCGTGGTCCGGCCCAGTCTTCCCCGCCGCCGCTGCTTCCGCGCCGTGTCCGTCAGCCGTCGGCGTCCGAAGGCGGCCCCGACGGCGTCGCCGGAAGCACGGAACCGGCCGCTGCGCCGACGGGCGCCACCGGCGCCTCAGGGACCGGAGCACTGCCCCGACGCGTGCGGCAGGCGAACCTGGCGCCGCAGCTGAGGCAGGGCCAGGCTCCCCAGGCGCCGAAGCCGGCGGATCCCGCCGACCGCGACGCCGACGAGGTCCGCAGCCGCATGGCCTCGCTCCAGCGCGGCTGGCAGCGCGGCCGCGTAGAGAACGCCGCGGGCGACGACGCCCACAGCGGCACAGCACCACGAGGAACGACAAAGGGGGACGGTCGATGA